Genomic DNA from Natrinema saccharevitans:
TGCTCGACCGCGTCGGACTCGATGGGAAGGCCGACGCACGAACTGACACGCTCAGTGCGGGCGAACGCCAGCGAGTAGCGTTCGCTCGAGCGCTGATGCAGGACGCACCCGTTATCGTCGCGGACGAACCGACAGCCAACCTCGATCCGTCGTCGAGCATCACTGTCCTCGACGTCCTCGAGGACGTTGCGGGGAAACGGATGTTGATTACCGTCCTCCACGACATGGACCTCGCGGTCGAGCACTACGATCGAATCGTCGGAATCGTCGACGGCTCAGTTCGGTTCGATCGCCCCGCGGAGAGCATTACGGCTGCCGAGTTAGAGGAGTTGTCCGACCGTGACGATGCAGACGCATCGGCAGTGGCCGCTACCGAAAGTCGGCCGCCTCGAGACGCGGATGCGACGACAGAGGTCGCGGAGAATCGGTACAGTCCAGCACGACACTGGAAATGATGGTGATTCAGTGCGCTCGTTGCCCGAACTTCGTCGATCACTGATTTACGGCTCCCACCGAGTCGAACTCCTCGCTGGTCGGGTTAGTCCAGTCGCCTCGAAGGGCACCGACGAAGCGGAAACGGTCGACCGGCGTCACGGTTTGACTTCCTGTGCCGCCTCGCGGTGAGACTCGAGTGAGAGTCCGACATCGTCTGCCCGTTGCCGAATCGCTTCTGCGTCGACGGTCGTCACGTCGCCGTCTTCGACGAGTACGTCCCCGTCGACCATCGTGAACACCAC
This window encodes:
- a CDS encoding ATP-binding cassette domain-containing protein, translating into MSRSWWRGLLEPLAPRNPARALELLDRVGLDGKADARTDTLSAGERQRVAFARALMQDAPVIVADEPTANLDPSSSITVLDVLEDVAGKRMLITVLHDMDLAVEHYDRIVGIVDGSVRFDRPAESITAAELEELSDRDDADASAVAATESRPPRDADATTEVAENRYSPARHWK